One region of Mycolicibacterium rhodesiae NBB3 genomic DNA includes:
- a CDS encoding phosphotriesterase family protein produces the protein MPALNTARGEIATTDLGVTLMHEHVFVLSPEIHNNFPEVWGDEATREADAVVRLNELKSRGVDSIVDLTVIGLGRYIPRIARIAAQTNLNIVVATGVYTYNDVPMYFHFSGPGTPLGEPMVEMFVNDIEKGIAGTDIKAAILKCATDEPGVTPGVERVLRAVAQAHRQTGVPISTHTHAATRRGLEQQRIFAEEGVDLSRVVIGHSGDSTDLDYLTELIDAGSYIGMDRFGVDVFLGFEERVDTVAKMCERGHADKMVLSHDAACLMDWLPEDMVPMVMPNWHYLHIHNDVIPALKERGVTDDQLTTMLVDNPRKIFESQGAY, from the coding sequence GTGCCAGCGCTCAATACCGCCCGAGGCGAAATCGCAACCACTGACCTGGGCGTCACGCTCATGCACGAACACGTCTTCGTGCTGTCCCCGGAAATCCACAACAACTTCCCCGAAGTGTGGGGCGACGAGGCCACCCGCGAGGCCGACGCCGTCGTGCGACTGAATGAACTGAAGTCCAGAGGCGTCGACAGCATTGTGGACCTCACGGTGATCGGCCTCGGTCGCTACATCCCGCGCATCGCGCGGATCGCGGCGCAGACCAACCTCAACATCGTTGTCGCGACCGGCGTCTACACCTACAACGACGTGCCGATGTACTTCCACTTCAGCGGACCGGGAACTCCGCTCGGCGAGCCGATGGTGGAAATGTTCGTCAACGACATCGAGAAGGGCATCGCCGGCACCGACATCAAGGCGGCAATCCTCAAGTGCGCCACCGACGAACCCGGCGTCACGCCCGGTGTCGAGCGAGTGTTGCGCGCGGTGGCCCAGGCGCACCGGCAGACCGGCGTGCCCATCTCGACCCACACCCACGCCGCCACCCGTCGCGGTCTGGAACAGCAGCGCATCTTCGCCGAGGAGGGCGTGGATCTGTCCCGCGTGGTGATCGGCCACTCGGGCGACAGCACCGACCTCGACTACCTCACCGAGCTCATCGACGCGGGCTCCTACATCGGGATGGACCGCTTCGGGGTCGACGTGTTCCTCGGGTTCGAAGAGCGCGTCGACACCGTCGCCAAGATGTGCGAGCGCGGCCACGCCGACAAGATGGTGCTCTCCCACGACGCCGCGTGCCTCATGGACTGGCTGCCGGAGGACATGGTGCCGATGGTGATGCCGAACTGGCACTACCTGCACATTCACAACGACGTCATCCCGGCGCTCAAGGAGCGAGGCGTCACCGACGATCAACTCACTACGATGCTCGTGGACAACCCACGCAAGATCTTCGAAAGCCAGGGCGCCTACTGA
- a CDS encoding AMP-binding protein, which produces MSDIPPIGTQVGALAQQDPDAPAVTCGGRTLSRAELDASTNRLARAYAELGVGQGDYVVTVLGNSIEFVQAVLAIWKLGAIPQPLSARMPDVELAALLELRPPKLIVGRSDPNGVSPSVAADFTPEAALSDDPLPELVSPVFKAMASGGSTGRPKLIEAGIDSRFSPSAGYVMGSTDGDVNLMSVPLTHNTGFTTMAIGLVQGHHLVVMPRFDAHEFLRLVTEHRVSFLSTVPTIMQRLLPVYHADPDSYDLSSIRRLWHVAAVCPPAVKQAWIDLLGPDAVWELYGGTELQALTFISGEQWLTHPGSVGVVVTGEMKVLDDDGNECPPGVSGEIYMRPAPGSSPTYRYVGATAKQRDGWDSLGDLGYFDDDGFLYLNDRRVDMFTVGGRNVYPAEIESALSAHPNVLSCLVVGVPHDDLGQVPHVMVHGDGLDEAAVISFLSERVAGYKVPHTVEFSDTPLRDDAGKARRSAVRDEVISRLRARADLTG; this is translated from the coding sequence ATGAGTGACATCCCACCGATCGGTACGCAGGTCGGCGCGCTCGCACAACAAGATCCGGACGCGCCCGCCGTCACCTGCGGCGGCCGCACCCTGAGCCGCGCCGAGCTGGATGCCTCGACGAACCGCCTTGCCAGGGCATACGCCGAACTCGGTGTCGGACAGGGCGATTACGTCGTCACCGTATTGGGAAACTCCATCGAATTCGTCCAGGCGGTGCTGGCGATCTGGAAACTGGGCGCAATTCCGCAGCCGCTTTCGGCGCGGATGCCCGATGTCGAGCTGGCCGCACTGCTCGAGCTACGGCCACCGAAGCTCATCGTCGGCCGCAGCGATCCCAACGGGGTGTCACCCAGCGTGGCAGCGGATTTCACACCCGAGGCGGCGTTGTCCGACGATCCGCTGCCAGAACTCGTCTCCCCCGTCTTCAAGGCCATGGCCTCGGGTGGGAGCACCGGGCGACCCAAACTCATCGAGGCGGGTATCGACAGCCGATTCTCGCCGTCGGCCGGCTACGTGATGGGTTCAACGGACGGTGACGTCAACCTGATGTCGGTTCCCCTGACCCACAACACCGGGTTCACGACGATGGCGATCGGACTCGTGCAGGGTCATCACCTTGTCGTGATGCCGCGGTTCGACGCACACGAATTCCTGCGGCTTGTCACCGAGCACCGCGTCAGCTTTCTTTCCACCGTTCCCACGATCATGCAGCGCCTGCTGCCCGTGTACCACGCCGATCCCGACTCCTACGACCTGTCCTCGATCCGGCGGCTCTGGCACGTGGCCGCGGTGTGTCCACCGGCGGTCAAGCAGGCGTGGATCGATCTGCTGGGGCCCGATGCGGTCTGGGAACTCTACGGCGGCACCGAGTTACAGGCGCTGACCTTCATCTCCGGCGAACAGTGGCTGACCCATCCCGGCTCCGTCGGTGTGGTGGTCACCGGCGAGATGAAGGTGCTCGACGACGACGGCAACGAATGTCCGCCGGGGGTCAGCGGTGAAATCTACATGCGCCCGGCACCGGGAAGCTCGCCGACCTACCGGTACGTCGGCGCCACCGCGAAACAGCGCGACGGCTGGGACTCGCTTGGCGATCTGGGCTACTTCGACGATGACGGCTTCCTCTATCTCAACGACCGCCGCGTGGACATGTTCACCGTCGGCGGCCGCAACGTCTACCCCGCCGAGATCGAGTCGGCGTTGTCGGCGCACCCAAATGTGTTGTCGTGTCTGGTCGTCGGGGTGCCGCACGATGACCTGGGTCAGGTGCCGCACGTCATGGTGCATGGCGACGGACTCGACGAAGCCGCGGTGATCTCGTTCCTGTCCGAGCGCGTGGCGGGATACAAGGTGCCTCACACCGTCGAGTTCAGCGACACCCCGCTGCGCGACGACGCGGGAAAGGCCCGTCGCTCGGCAGTACGCGACGAGGTCATCTCGCGACTGCGGGCTCGGGCTGACTTGACGGGTTGA
- a CDS encoding acyltransferase family protein: MRACAAIGVVVTHVAFQTGHTGGIMGRFFGRFDLAVAVFFALSGFLLWRGHAAAVRGMRPTPPTGHYLRSRIVRIMPGYLVAVVVILSLLPEAKADLTVWLANLSLTQIYVPLTLTAGLTQMWSLSVEVAFYLALPLLALLARRVPVRARIPVIAAAAVASFAWAVLVSTIPLSVPFGVNPLNWPPAFFSWFAAGMLLAELTVTPVSWPHRLARRRWLMAAIAVVAFAVAASPLAGPEGLTPGTVSQFVVKTAMGAVVAGALIAPLVLDRPDTSHRLLGSATMVTLGRWSYGLFVWHLAALAMVFPVIGEFAFNGHMPIVLVLTAVFGFAIAAVSYALIESPCRNALRRWERRNDPSPLDSSVTDEPEPAVAR; encoded by the coding sequence ATGCGGGCGTGCGCGGCGATCGGCGTCGTCGTCACCCACGTGGCCTTCCAGACCGGCCACACCGGCGGGATCATGGGCCGGTTCTTCGGCAGGTTCGACCTGGCGGTCGCGGTGTTCTTCGCGCTGTCGGGCTTTCTGTTGTGGCGGGGCCACGCCGCCGCGGTCCGCGGTATGCGGCCGACCCCGCCGACGGGTCACTATCTGCGCTCGCGGATCGTGCGCATCATGCCGGGCTATCTGGTAGCCGTCGTGGTCATCCTGTCGCTGCTGCCGGAGGCGAAGGCGGATCTCACCGTCTGGCTGGCCAACCTGTCACTCACCCAGATCTATGTGCCGCTGACCCTGACCGCAGGGCTTACCCAGATGTGGAGCCTGTCGGTCGAAGTCGCGTTTTATCTCGCACTCCCACTGCTGGCGCTGCTGGCGCGACGGGTGCCGGTGCGCGCCCGCATACCGGTGATCGCCGCGGCGGCGGTGGCGAGCTTCGCGTGGGCTGTATTGGTGTCGACGATCCCGCTCTCCGTTCCTTTCGGCGTCAACCCGCTGAACTGGCCGCCCGCCTTCTTCTCGTGGTTCGCCGCGGGAATGCTGCTCGCCGAACTGACCGTCACCCCGGTCTCCTGGCCGCACCGGCTGGCCAGGAGACGGTGGTTGATGGCCGCAATCGCCGTGGTGGCGTTCGCCGTCGCCGCGTCACCGCTCGCCGGGCCGGAGGGGCTGACCCCCGGGACGGTCAGCCAGTTCGTGGTGAAGACGGCGATGGGGGCGGTGGTCGCAGGTGCGCTGATCGCGCCGCTGGTGCTCGATCGGCCCGACACGTCGCACCGCCTGCTGGGCAGCGCGACGATGGTGACCCTGGGCCGGTGGTCGTACGGATTGTTCGTCTGGCACCTGGCGGCGCTGGCGATGGTGTTCCCCGTCATCGGCGAGTTCGCCTTCAACGGGCACATGCCGATCGTGCTGGTGTTGACCGCGGTGTTCGGGTTCGCGATCGCGGCGGTCAGCTACGCACTGATCGAGTCGCCGTGCCGAAACGCCCTGCGGCGCTGGGAAAGACGAAACGATCCGTCCCCCCTTGACTCGTCGGTCACTGACGAGCCCGAGCCTGCAGTCGCGAGATGA
- a CDS encoding DUF3068 domain-containing protein yields MNRAVALRIAACGIMGLGAGLLIAALLLSTYTQGKIAKVPLNLDATLVSDGSGTAFEPASLNREKFVVDRDVPLALQEQVSVEAPSNADVVTLQVGSTLRRTDKQKDEGLLLALVDTVTINRSTAEAVSSESNPGGAVQKPRAIEDDQPPTNIALPHSGLTYRFPFDTEKRTYPVFDPIAQKEFDANYDGEEDVNGLTTYRFSQNVGYDADGKLVEPIKYSSLLDDDADSEVTAPAAMWGIPGEPDERITMSRYYAAQRTFWVDPVSGTIVKKEEHGYHYYAREPLKPEVTFVDFKVASNEETIESQVATARDERDRVALWGRILPITFVAIGLVSLVGGALLGSFSLRAESALIDPGLDEADHSFFDTQGMKVPGAEAKTEKLPAQKPTDLPPDRPV; encoded by the coding sequence TTGAACCGCGCAGTGGCGCTCCGTATTGCGGCTTGCGGAATCATGGGGCTGGGTGCCGGCTTGCTGATCGCCGCGCTATTGCTGTCCACCTATACCCAGGGCAAGATCGCCAAGGTCCCCTTGAACCTGGACGCGACGCTGGTCAGCGACGGCTCCGGCACCGCGTTCGAGCCGGCGTCGCTGAATCGCGAGAAGTTCGTCGTCGACCGCGATGTGCCGCTGGCGCTTCAGGAGCAGGTCTCGGTGGAGGCGCCGTCGAACGCGGACGTGGTGACACTTCAGGTCGGCAGTACGCTGCGCCGCACCGACAAGCAGAAGGACGAAGGCCTCTTGCTCGCGCTGGTCGACACGGTGACGATCAACCGGTCCACGGCCGAAGCGGTGTCCAGCGAGAGCAACCCCGGCGGTGCGGTCCAGAAACCGCGCGCCATCGAGGACGACCAGCCGCCGACCAACATCGCGCTGCCGCACTCCGGGCTGACCTACCGATTCCCGTTCGACACCGAGAAGCGGACGTACCCGGTCTTCGACCCGATCGCGCAGAAGGAGTTCGACGCCAACTACGACGGCGAAGAGGACGTCAACGGGCTCACCACCTACCGGTTCAGCCAGAACGTCGGCTACGACGCGGACGGCAAGCTCGTCGAGCCGATCAAGTACTCCTCACTGCTCGATGACGACGCCGACAGCGAGGTCACCGCACCGGCCGCCATGTGGGGCATCCCCGGCGAACCGGATGAGCGGATCACGATGTCGCGCTACTACGCGGCGCAACGCACGTTCTGGGTGGACCCGGTGTCGGGCACCATCGTCAAGAAAGAGGAGCACGGCTACCACTACTACGCGCGGGAGCCGCTCAAGCCCGAGGTGACCTTCGTCGACTTCAAGGTCGCATCCAACGAAGAAACCATCGAATCCCAGGTCGCAACCGCCAGGGACGAACGGGACCGCGTCGCGCTGTGGGGCCGCATCCTGCCGATCACCTTCGTCGCCATCGGCTTGGTGTCGCTCGTCGGCGGCGCGCTGCTGGGATCGTTCAGCCTGCGCGCAGAGTCGGCGCTCATCGATCCCGGACTCGACGAGGCCGACCACAGCTTCTTCGACACGCAAGGGATGAAGGTGCCGGGCGCCGAGGCCAAGACCGAGAAACTGCCCGCGCAGAAGCCGACCGATCTGCCGCCGGACAGACCGGTCTGA
- a CDS encoding glycosyltransferase family 4 protein, whose protein sequence is MSNRGVRSVLLLCWRDTGHPQGGGSETYLQRIGAQLAASGVEVTLRTARYRGSARREIVDGVRVSRGGGSYSIYIWAGLSMVLARIGLGPLRKVRPDVVIDSQNGIPFLARLAYGRRVVVLVHHCHREQWPVAGPLMGRFGWFVESRLSPWLHRRNQYVTVSLPSARDLVELGVRPGSIAIVRNGLDEAPPASLRAPRSATPRVVVLSRLVPHKQIEDALEAIAELRSRVPDVHLDILGGGWWQQRLVEHAELLGISDAVTFHGHVDDDTKHDVLQRCWVHVLPSRKEGWALAVIEAGQHGVPTIGYRSSGGLTDSIVDGVTGMLVDDHDGLVDALARLLTDPVLRDELAAKAVVRSSEFSWRQSTDAMRVVLEAVHAGTRVSGVV, encoded by the coding sequence ATGTCCAACCGAGGTGTTCGCTCCGTGCTGCTGCTGTGCTGGCGCGACACCGGCCACCCGCAGGGCGGCGGCAGTGAGACATACCTGCAACGCATCGGTGCGCAACTCGCCGCATCCGGTGTCGAGGTCACCCTGCGGACTGCGCGCTATCGCGGCTCCGCACGTCGCGAGATCGTCGACGGGGTGCGGGTGAGCCGTGGTGGCGGCTCCTACTCCATCTACATCTGGGCGGGGCTGTCGATGGTGCTCGCCCGCATCGGTCTCGGCCCGCTACGCAAGGTGCGCCCCGACGTGGTGATCGACTCCCAGAACGGCATTCCGTTTCTGGCTCGGCTCGCCTACGGCCGCCGCGTCGTCGTGCTGGTGCACCATTGCCATCGCGAACAGTGGCCCGTGGCAGGACCGTTGATGGGTCGCTTCGGCTGGTTCGTCGAATCGCGACTCTCACCATGGCTGCACCGGCGCAATCAGTACGTGACGGTGTCACTGCCGTCGGCGCGGGACCTGGTCGAACTCGGGGTGCGTCCCGGCAGTATCGCCATCGTGCGCAACGGTCTCGACGAGGCGCCGCCGGCCAGTCTGCGCGCACCACGCTCGGCGACGCCGCGGGTGGTGGTGCTGTCACGTCTGGTGCCGCACAAGCAGATCGAGGACGCTCTGGAGGCGATCGCCGAACTGCGCTCGCGAGTTCCGGACGTGCACCTGGACATCCTTGGCGGCGGCTGGTGGCAACAGCGTCTGGTCGAACATGCCGAACTGCTGGGTATCTCCGATGCGGTCACCTTCCACGGACACGTCGATGACGACACCAAACACGATGTCCTGCAGCGCTGTTGGGTGCATGTCCTGCCGTCACGTAAAGAGGGCTGGGCGTTGGCGGTGATCGAGGCAGGCCAACACGGCGTGCCCACCATCGGCTACCGATCCTCGGGTGGTCTGACCGATTCCATCGTCGACGGGGTCACCGGCATGCTGGTCGACGACCACGACGGTCTCGTCGATGCGCTGGCGCGCCTGCTCACCGATCCAGTGCTGCGCGACGAGCTCGCCGCCAAGGCGGTTGTCCGCAGCAGCGAATTCTCGTGGCGGCAGAGCACCGACGCGATGCGCGTCGTACTGGAAGCGGTGCATGCCGGAACGCGGGTCAGCGGCGTCGTCTAG
- a CDS encoding class I SAM-dependent methyltransferase, giving the protein MTDLFARRASLSRSVRLLREFRYEQPDPARFYGALADDTAALVADLWRAEQRGAPTGRILLDVGGGPGYFAAAFTRAGFTYIGVEPDPAEMHGGPGVIDGAATYVRASGTALPFDDDSVDVCLSSNVAEHVAEPWRLGAEMLRVTKPGGLVVLSYTVWLGPFGGHETGLWHYLGGHRAARRYTRKHGHPPKNNYGSSLFAVSAADGLRWASATGALLAAFPRYHPRWAWWMVHVPVLREFAVSNVVLVLRPPTATGSTFRPS; this is encoded by the coding sequence GTGACCGACCTCTTCGCCCGCCGGGCATCGCTGTCGCGGTCGGTGCGACTGCTGCGGGAGTTCCGGTATGAGCAACCCGATCCGGCCCGGTTCTACGGCGCCCTCGCCGATGACACCGCCGCCCTGGTGGCCGACCTGTGGCGGGCGGAGCAACGCGGGGCGCCGACCGGGCGCATCCTGCTCGACGTCGGTGGCGGACCGGGATACTTCGCGGCCGCCTTCACCCGCGCGGGCTTCACCTACATCGGCGTCGAGCCGGACCCCGCAGAGATGCACGGCGGACCTGGGGTGATCGACGGTGCGGCCACCTACGTGCGGGCGTCGGGGACCGCGTTGCCCTTCGACGATGACAGCGTCGACGTCTGCCTGTCCTCCAATGTCGCCGAGCACGTCGCTGAACCATGGCGGCTGGGCGCCGAGATGCTGCGCGTCACGAAGCCGGGCGGGCTGGTCGTGCTGTCGTACACGGTGTGGCTCGGCCCGTTCGGCGGTCACGAGACCGGGTTGTGGCACTACCTGGGAGGGCACCGGGCTGCCAGGCGATACACCAGGAAGCATGGCCATCCGCCGAAGAACAACTACGGCTCGTCATTGTTCGCCGTCTCGGCCGCCGATGGTTTGCGGTGGGCGTCGGCCACCGGTGCCCTGCTCGCTGCATTTCCGCGCTACCACCCACGATGGGCGTGGTGGATGGTGCACGTCCCGGTGCTGCGCGAGTTCGCCGTCAGCAATGTGGTGCTGGTCCTGAGGCCACCGACTGCAACAGGTTCTACTTTCAGACCTTCGTAG
- a CDS encoding aldehyde dehydrogenase, whose translation MTQTVADKPSAGEPAFKTQWDKLFIGGKWVEPASSEVIEVHSPATGELVGKVPLATEADVNAACAAARKAFDEGPWPHMKPQERAAILAAAIKGMEDRADELKYLLAAETGQPQTIVDMMQYGAAMSAFQFYAGAADKFNWREIRDGVYGQTLVVREPIGVVGAVTAWNVPFFLAANKLGPAFLAGCTVVLKPAAETPLSVFAMAEIFAEAGLPEGVLSIVPGGPDTGRALTSNPELDKFTFTGSSAVGKEIAKIAAEKLKPCTLELGGKSAAIILEDADLDSTLPMLGFSGVMNSGQACVAQTRILAPRSRYDEVVEKIANFISAMPVGLPDDPNAAIGPLISEKQRERVEGYIKKGVEEGARIVTGGGRPEGLDNGWFVQPTVFADVDNSMTIAQEEIFGPVLAVIPYDTEEDAVRIANDSVYGLAGSVWTTDNKKAIEIAGKIRTGTYAVNMYAFDPCAPFGGYKNSGVGRENGTEGIEAYVEPKSVLLPFGYTPED comes from the coding sequence ATGACACAGACCGTCGCTGACAAGCCATCCGCCGGCGAGCCGGCGTTCAAGACACAGTGGGACAAGCTCTTCATCGGCGGCAAGTGGGTTGAGCCGGCCTCCTCGGAGGTCATCGAGGTGCACTCACCCGCCACCGGCGAGCTGGTGGGCAAGGTGCCGCTGGCGACCGAGGCCGACGTCAACGCCGCGTGCGCGGCCGCGCGCAAGGCCTTCGATGAGGGCCCGTGGCCGCATATGAAGCCGCAGGAGCGTGCCGCGATCCTCGCCGCCGCCATCAAGGGCATGGAAGATCGCGCCGACGAGCTCAAGTACCTGCTGGCCGCCGAGACCGGGCAGCCGCAGACGATCGTCGACATGATGCAGTACGGCGCAGCCATGTCGGCGTTCCAGTTCTATGCCGGGGCGGCCGACAAGTTCAACTGGCGCGAGATCCGCGACGGCGTCTACGGACAGACGTTGGTCGTGCGCGAGCCCATCGGGGTGGTGGGCGCCGTCACCGCGTGGAACGTCCCGTTCTTCCTGGCCGCCAACAAGCTCGGACCCGCATTCCTCGCCGGTTGCACCGTCGTGCTCAAGCCCGCCGCGGAGACGCCGCTGTCGGTGTTCGCGATGGCCGAGATCTTCGCCGAGGCAGGCCTTCCCGAGGGCGTGCTGTCGATCGTGCCCGGCGGGCCCGATACCGGGCGGGCGCTGACGTCCAACCCCGAGCTGGACAAGTTCACGTTCACGGGCAGCTCCGCTGTCGGCAAGGAGATCGCCAAGATCGCCGCCGAGAAACTCAAGCCGTGCACGCTGGAACTCGGCGGTAAGTCGGCGGCCATCATCCTCGAGGATGCCGATCTGGACTCCACCCTCCCGATGCTCGGCTTCTCGGGAGTGATGAACAGCGGACAGGCGTGCGTGGCGCAGACCCGCATCCTGGCGCCGCGCTCGCGGTACGACGAAGTTGTCGAGAAGATCGCCAACTTCATCTCCGCCATGCCCGTCGGCCTGCCCGACGACCCGAACGCCGCGATCGGGCCGCTGATCTCCGAGAAGCAGCGCGAGCGGGTCGAGGGCTACATCAAGAAGGGTGTCGAAGAGGGCGCGCGGATCGTCACCGGTGGCGGTCGCCCCGAGGGCCTGGACAACGGCTGGTTCGTGCAGCCCACGGTGTTCGCCGACGTCGACAACTCGATGACCATCGCGCAGGAGGAGATCTTCGGACCCGTGCTGGCGGTGATTCCGTATGACACGGAAGAGGACGCCGTCCGTATCGCCAACGATTCGGTCTACGGCCTCGCCGGCAGCGTGTGGACGACCGACAACAAGAAGGCGATCGAGATCGCGGGCAAGATCCGCACCGGCACGTACGCGGTCAACATGTATGCCTTCGATCCGTGTGCTCCGTTCGGCGGATACAAGAACTCCGGCGTCGGACGTGAGAACGGCACCGAGGGCATCGAGGCCTACGTGGAGCCCAAGAGCGTTCTGCTGCCGTTCGGCTATACGCCCGAGGACTGA
- a CDS encoding TetR/AcrR family transcriptional regulator, producing the protein MVTTAAEVLRERGAAGVTIDEVLARSGAPRGSVYHHFPEGRNQILTEALQYAGEAITEVIDDAVVNGGLYLVRKFVVFWEELLVESDFAAGCPVVAAAIGAADEEPQLSTVAGRIFGHWRDALTRAFATDGFADSDAASLAVMCIAALEGAVVLCRSTRSVDPLRDVAAQLEFLIKSREFVQHYGVPKPG; encoded by the coding sequence ATGGTGACCACTGCCGCCGAGGTCCTACGCGAGCGAGGCGCCGCGGGTGTGACGATCGACGAGGTGCTGGCCCGCAGCGGTGCACCACGCGGTTCGGTTTATCACCACTTTCCCGAGGGCAGGAATCAGATCCTGACCGAGGCGCTCCAGTACGCCGGTGAGGCCATCACCGAAGTCATTGACGACGCCGTCGTCAACGGCGGCCTGTACCTGGTCAGGAAGTTCGTCGTGTTCTGGGAGGAACTGCTCGTCGAAAGCGATTTCGCCGCAGGCTGCCCCGTGGTCGCCGCAGCCATCGGCGCGGCCGACGAGGAACCGCAACTGAGCACCGTCGCCGGCCGCATCTTCGGACACTGGCGCGACGCACTGACCCGCGCATTCGCCACCGACGGCTTCGCCGATTCCGATGCGGCGTCCCTGGCCGTCATGTGCATCGCCGCCCTGGAAGGCGCGGTCGTGCTGTGCAGGTCGACGCGCAGTGTGGATCCGTTGCGGGATGTCGCCGCGCAGCTCGAATTCCTGATCAAGTCAAGGGAATTCGTGCAGCACTATGGTGTTCCCAAACCCGGCTGA
- a CDS encoding dihydrofolate reductase family protein → MATVYFTASSLDGYIVDEGGSLDWLTSRTIDPDGPFGYGEFIKSVGALVMGSATYEWIVRNQPGAWTYEQPSWVLTSRPHLIAEGHPVQTFDGDVRDVHPKLVADAAGKDVWVVGGGDVAAQFVEAGLVDEMIVSYTPCSLGGGSPVLPIRSEWVLADTAVNGEFVCARWTPAQPGLGTP, encoded by the coding sequence ATGGCAACCGTCTACTTCACGGCTTCCAGCCTCGACGGCTACATCGTCGACGAAGGGGGCAGCCTGGACTGGCTGACCTCTCGCACGATCGACCCCGATGGCCCGTTCGGCTACGGTGAGTTCATCAAATCCGTTGGGGCACTGGTGATGGGCTCGGCCACCTACGAGTGGATCGTGCGCAACCAGCCCGGCGCATGGACGTATGAGCAACCGTCATGGGTACTGACCAGCCGTCCACACCTCATCGCCGAGGGGCACCCGGTGCAGACCTTCGACGGCGACGTTCGCGACGTACACCCGAAGCTGGTGGCCGATGCGGCGGGCAAGGATGTGTGGGTCGTCGGCGGCGGCGACGTGGCCGCGCAGTTCGTCGAAGCAGGTCTTGTCGACGAGATGATCGTCTCCTACACACCGTGCTCACTGGGTGGCGGTTCGCCAGTACTGCCCATCCGGTCGGAATGGGTGTTGGCTGACACTGCGGTCAATGGCGAATTTGTGTGCGCGCGTTGGACACCGGCTCAGCCGGGTTTGGGAACACCATAG
- a CDS encoding helix-turn-helix domain-containing protein translates to MSFRRAGRPYSITVSEPSHRDRLRELLDAVVDADNAGVGEMARSSYASEFHFSREVRRLTGESPAALRRRIMLERAAWRLHSGESVSAVAADEGWSSAEVFSRAFSRTFGTPPSRAAEIDFRVPAPNGLHFHPPHSLWLDSDTATAAPADISALLVAHDLADTSYLIGQACELTKEQWADEISPGQQVLEWDGPEPSVGAVLGVIVWTKQVWLATIEGRDFPERAATQPVCTTAAQLAEHHADIAKRWSAMVSEYSAAGRLADTVIDALCDPPESFQLYGIVAHVLTYSAHRRGLARAMLAHHGVRTGHGDPLEWMTKANERG, encoded by the coding sequence ATGTCCTTCCGGCGGGCCGGCAGACCATACTCAATCACCGTGAGCGAGCCATCCCACCGCGACCGACTACGCGAACTGCTCGATGCGGTCGTCGACGCCGACAACGCCGGTGTCGGAGAGATGGCGCGCAGCAGCTACGCGTCGGAGTTCCACTTCTCGCGAGAGGTTCGGCGACTGACGGGGGAGTCGCCCGCCGCGCTGCGACGCCGCATCATGCTCGAGCGCGCGGCGTGGCGGTTGCACTCCGGCGAGTCGGTGTCCGCGGTGGCCGCCGACGAAGGCTGGTCGTCGGCCGAAGTGTTCTCCCGCGCGTTCAGTCGCACCTTCGGCACACCGCCGTCACGCGCCGCCGAGATCGACTTCCGGGTGCCGGCCCCCAACGGTCTGCACTTCCATCCTCCGCATTCGCTCTGGCTCGACAGCGACACCGCGACCGCTGCGCCCGCCGACATCTCCGCACTGCTGGTGGCCCACGACCTTGCCGATACCAGCTACCTGATCGGGCAGGCGTGCGAACTGACGAAAGAGCAATGGGCCGACGAGATCTCGCCAGGGCAACAGGTCCTCGAATGGGACGGTCCGGAACCCAGCGTCGGCGCGGTCCTCGGCGTGATCGTGTGGACCAAACAGGTGTGGCTGGCGACGATCGAGGGGCGGGACTTTCCCGAGCGGGCGGCGACCCAACCCGTCTGCACCACCGCGGCGCAGCTGGCCGAACACCACGCCGACATCGCAAAGCGCTGGAGCGCAATGGTTTCCGAGTACTCCGCAGCCGGTCGGCTTGCAGATACGGTCATCGACGCTCTGTGTGACCCGCCGGAGTCGTTTCAGCTCTACGGCATCGTCGCACACGTGTTGACCTACTCCGCACACCGACGGGGGCTGGCGCGGGCGATGCTCGCTCATCACGGCGTCCGCACCGGACACGGTGACCCGCTCGAATGGATGACGAAGGCGAACGAAAGAGGATAA